Genomic segment of Pseudothermotoga sp.:
AGGAAGCCTTTGAATATATAAAGTTTTTGGCAGGTCCAGAGGGTTCTCTAGATGCAGCTTTGAAGGCTGGAATAGTTCCAGGCTGGAAATCTGTGTGGGAAAATCCAGAATTCAAGAAAAAAGTCAGAGGTTTGGACAAGATGTATGAGCAAGCAATGTATATAGTTCACAGGCCAAGGGTACCTTGGTATCTGGAGTTTTCGAACGTTTTGCAAGAAGAACTCCACAAAGCTCTGACGCGCCAGAAATCTCCAAAAGCTGCCCTCGATGCTGCTGCCCAAGCAGCCATTAGGATAAAGAACGAATACGAGAAGGCAAAGAAGAAATGATTATTCACAAGGTGGGGTGGTTCGCCCCACCTTTTTTCCTTGAGAGAGTGAGGTAGCCTTGGAAAAGCGTAAAAGGACCATCGGATACATGTTCATGATACCTTCTCTGCTTATACTGCTTCTGGTTTTGGCGTTTCCACTGGTTCATGCTTTTTATTTGAGCTTATTCAATGTGCGCTTTTTTGGTGGAAGAATAATCACGAGTTTTGTTGGCTTGGAGAATTATTTGGCTGTTCTTCGAAGTGAATCTTGGTGGCGATCTTTCATCAACACCGTGTATTTCGTCCTAGCAGACATAACCGTTGGTATGTTTCTTGGTTTCATTTCAGCCCTCGCTCTGAACAGGAGATTGAAGTTCAAGTCTTTCATCATAGCAGCCATACTTCTGCCTTACGTTCTGCCACCGATAGTTCACGCATTGATCTGGAAGTGGGCATTCAATGCAGATTATGGCTTCATAAACCAAACATTGCTCAGGTTTGGGATCATCAAGCAAAACATTTACTGGCTTACCGATTCGAGATTAGTTCTCTGGGCCCTCATCCTGGCTAATCTTTGGCAGGGAACAGCTTTCGCTACGATCATATACCTTGGAGGTATGAAATCCATACCTGATGAGCTCTACGAGGCAGCGAGGATGGATGGTGCCACACGAATGCAGCAAGTTATGTACATCACACTTCCTCTTCTGAAACCGTTCACTCAGCTGCTCTTGGTTATGAAGACGATACTGACTTTCAAGCTCTTTGAGCTCATTTATGCGGTGACTGGTGGAGGGCCAGCGGGCAGAACAAGAGTTGTGTCTTACGAGATTTACAGAACTGCTTTCGAATCTTACAAATTCGGTCAAGCAACGGCGATGTCGTACATTCTCCTTGGAATAGTTGCAATTATAGTTCTGCTTTACAGAAAGTTCCTTGCCACGGAAGCGGGTGAAGAGTGATATGGCACACACGTTCTATAAGATGTCAGTCATAATTGTGATCTTAGCTGCCGTCTTCGTGTCCGTGATCCCAATATATTGGGTTCTCGTTACGAGTTTTTCACTCGACGTGGATTTGATGAAAACGTCCCACAGTTGGTTCCCACCGAGACCTACAGTTAAAAATTACAGAGATGCGTTGGGGATAGGTCAAGGGATGTACAGCGTGGCTTCTCAAGTGAAGGTAACTTTGTTCAACAGCACCGTGATAAGTTTTTCCGTCACGGGGATAACTTTGATTTTGGCGATAATGGCGGCGTATGCGATCGAAAGACTTAGAGTACCGTTGAGAGGATATGTGAGCTTTTTTGTATTGCTGACGCAGATGCTACCTCCCATCATACTCGTGATACCAATATATCTGTCACTCGCTCGCTTTGGTATGCTCGATAGAAAAGTATCTCTCACATTCATTTACATCGCTTTGAATTTGCCATTCGCTATATGGATCATCAGTTCCTATTTTAGAAGGTTACCTATATCCGTAGAGGAAGCGGCGATAATAGATGGCTGTAGCCACGTTAGAGTTCTTTGGAACATACTGGTTCCAATGTCAAAACCTGCTATCTTCACATCGGGCATCTTTGTTTTTCTCTCAGCTTGGAACGAGTTCATAATCGCTTTAGTTTTAACCTCAAGCTTGAAGGCTAAGACTCTACCGATAAGCATTTCTGAATTCATGGGAAGGTTCTACACGAACTACCCACTGATGTGCGCAGCCGGGATAGTTTCGATGGTTCCTCCGATAATATTCGCTGCTCTCTTCCAAAATTTCTTGATCGAAGGTCTTGCGAAAGGAGCTGTCAAGGAGTGATAGAGAGATCAAATTTGAGAGAGTCTGAGATCAGAGTGCTCGAATGTATCAGAAGAAATCAACCGATATCCAGAGCAACGATAGCCTCTTTGACAGGGTTGAGTAAACCTGGTGTTTCGGAAGCCGTTGAAAAACTGTTGAAGCGAAACATCATTAAAGAATTCAGGAAAGGCAAAAGTACGGCGAGAGGTGGAAAGAAACCAACTTTACTTGTGTTCAATCCCAACTGTGGTTACATCGCTGGGGTGGACATTGGTGGAAGTAAGATTAGGGCGATCATCGCAGATTTAGACGGGAATATCGTTCGGAGGGCTGAACGTAGGGTGGAAGAAATGGAATCTTCCGAAAGTTTGGTTGAACAGGTATCCAACGTGCTCGTGGATATAGAAATTCATAAGTATAGATTGATCGGTGTGGCTGTTGGAGTTCCTGGTACTTGTGACAGAGAAACTGGTGAGGTACGATACATCCCAGCTTTCAATTTGAAAGACGTTCCACTCAGAAAAATGTTGGAAGAAAGATTCCATTTACCTGTGTTCGTCGAGAATGATGTAACTTTGAATGCCCTTGGGGAAATGTGGAAAGGTTCAGCGAAAGGATTGAAGAACATTCTATTAATCTCACTCGGTACAGGTACTGGAGCGGGGCTGGTGTTGAATCGTTCACTGTACACTGGTTCGAAAGGTATGGCTGGCGAGATCGGTTATTTCGTAACCGATTGGTCCATGGAGAGAGACGTTGAGTATCGCTTTGGTAGACTAGAAAGATGGTTCTCTGGATATTCGTTCATTGAATTTTTGAAAGGAAAGAGTGTTCGAACTGAGCTGAAATGGATCTTTGAAGATCTCAATTCTCATCCTGATTTTGCTGAATTTTTTGAACACGCATGCGAGCATCTGGCTGTAGCGATAGCGAATGCGGTGTGTTTGTTGGATCCAGACGCAGTTGTTTTGTCCGGCGGGATAGGTTACAATCAATACGAAAAGATAGTAGAGAAGATCAAGCCCATCGTTTCAAGGATAGTTCCACCTGAGATACTTGAGCACGTTCGGTTCATGAAGTCTGAGCTCGGTGAGCTTGGAGTTGTACTCGGAGCGGTTTATTTCGTTCAAAGCGAATTGTTCGTGGTTTAGACAGTTCATATTTTCAGGTCCAGTTGGTGAACCGTTCTTACCTGACCATCTTCTGTGAGATAGATTCCAGTGGAATTCAATCTTCCAAGTGGAATCCCGCCATCGTAGAAGTTGAACTGCGTCCTCACAAAACCAAGATAAATTGCGCCAACATTCATTTCAGATAGAGAAAGCAACTTCAACCCGTTCCCATCAGTTTTCAGGATTTTTAGTTTTGCGAACACGACGTCTGATTCGTCTATCCAACTGTTTCCATCATCGTCGTATCTTGAAAGTTCTAAAAATCCTTTCCCAGTCAGAGGTCCGAACAGCTCACGGCCATCATCCAGCTTACCGTTGTCGTTCGAATCCAACACGAGCAGTGCGACATTTTTTGGAAGGAAGAACTCTTCAAATTCGCCGTCAAGATCGAGATCCAACTGAAGTTTCTTTTCGAAAGGTCCTATGGGAGCATCATCCAATTTCAAAACGATCGGATCTTGCAACGCGCCAACGGTGAGTCTAAAGTTTTGTCTGCTTTCGTACAATCTACTCAATTGAAGGTTCACTTCGAATTCTATTCTTCTGCCATCTTTCGTTTCGATGTAACCCTTCGCTGAAAAACTCGTAGTCTCAGACTCTCTTTGGTATTCATTCTTTTCGTAGATCAATCCCACCTGTGTTCTGATTCCTCCCGGTTCTGCAATGGAAAGCTCTTTGGACTCTGAAGATTCGAGAATGATCAATCTCACCTTACGTCCTGTCAGCTTTTCCAAGAGAGCCTTTATCAACATGAGCTTCAATCTGTCTTTCTCACTCAACTTGATTTCAAACTTGGTGCTCTCAGATCGAACAGGTTCAGTCTGTACAACTCGAACGATTCGAATCCGTTCCTGTTTTTCGCTCAAATGTTCGTAACTTCTCACTGAGGACATCGACACGTGATAATTTTCGATTTTCAACCTATCACTCCTCTTATTTTTATCGGCAATTTTGAGGAACTGGAAAGATCTGCAAAAAAATTTGGCGGCCTAAGCCGCCAAACCGATTTAGTAGTGGATTTTCAAGATTTTCTCGTCAAGCGCATCCTTGCTCTTTGTAACAAAAACGCGAGGACTATCAAACCGAATCCTATCAGATCGGTTGTACGCCTTGGTTCGACGAGCAGTACTCCACCCAGACCATAGAGCAATCTTTCCCACGCAGCGAGATTACCGAACAAATAACCAGCGAGGCCTCCGGAGAGAGTGAACAATCCAACAGCACACGTGAAGGCGGGCCAGATGACCTCCAGTGGGTTCGAAACTTTCACTAACAGTAATTGTGGAGAGAGGACAAAGGCGTAAGGGACGAGGAAAGCGGCAATGGCCAATCGTGACGCAGTCAAACCTGTTTTCATCGGATTGGCCCTGGCTATACCGGCTCCCGCCATCGCAGCGAGTGCTACTGGGGGTGTCACGTCCGCTATGATACCGAAATAGAATGCGAACATGTGTGCGGGCAGGATCGGCACACCCAACCTCAGAAGGGCAGGGGCAGCGATCGTTGAAGTGATCACGTAGTTTGCGGTTGTGGGAACTCCCATACCGAGCACGAGGGATGTCAGCATGGTGAAAAAGAGCGTGATCAAAAGATTACCGCCGGCCAGGTCGACCAACGCAGTTCCAAGTTTCAAGCCTATACCGGTGAGCGTGACCACACCTATGATTATTCCGGCGCACGCCGTGGCGGCAACGACACTCAGGGCACCTCTAGCACCAGCTTCGAGTGCCGCCGGTATGTCTGAAAACTTTATTCTCGTACTTTTTCTTATGAGCGAAGAAGCCACAGAGAATACGATCGCATAGAGAGCCGCTTTCATGGGAGTGAAACCAGTCACTAAAAGATAGATGATCGCAACCAACGGGAACAGAAGATGACCTCTCTCCATCAAAACCCTCTTCATCTTTGGAAGCTCTTCCTTGGAGAGACCTCTAAGGCCAAGTTTCTTTGCTTCCCAGTGTACACCCATCCACACTCCGAAATAGTAGAGCGCGGCTGGTATAGCCGCAGAAACGATGATTTTAGAATATGATATACCTGTGAACTCGGCCATCAAGAACGCGGCGGCTCCCATGATCGGTGGCATGAGCTGACCGCCAGTGGAAGCCGTCGCTTCCACCGCTCCGGCAAACTCAGGTTTGTAACCAAGTTTTTTCATCATGGGTATAGTGAAGGTTCCAGTACCCACAACGTTTGCAACGCTGCTACCGCTGATCATGCCCATCATTCCACTGGAGAAAACTGCCACCTTTGCAGGTCCACCCGTTGCCCAGCCCGCGAGCGCGTTCGCGAGATCTATGAAGAGCTGTCCAAGCCCCGTCCTTTCGAGAAAAGCGCCCAAGAGAATGAACAGGAAAACGAAGGTTGAAGATACTCCGAGCGGTATACCGAAGATACCTTCCGTTGTGTAGAAAAGATGTCCTACCAACCTTTGAAAAGAAACACCTCGATGGGCCAAAATGCCTGGAATGTACCTTCCATACAGTGCGTAGAGGATGAAACAGATCGCCACCACTGATATGGGAAGTCCAACCACACGGCGTGCTGCTTCGAGCACCAACGCGATTCCCAGAAGACCAACGATCAAATCCAAACTCGTCACGGTTCCAGCGCGCAGCACCAGTTCTTTATAGTTAGCAACAACATAGATCGTTGCCAAAGGTGCGATGATCGCTAATAGCAGATCAAACCAATGAAGTTTTTCTCTGGACCATCTTTTGCTTGCTGGATAGAGTAAAAAGATGAGAGAAAAGCCGAAAGCAAGGTGTACTGAACGTTGTATCATCGCATCAAACACACCGAAGGCTGCGGTATAGATCTGGAAGACCGAGAAGGTGATGGCGATTGCGGCAACGATTCTTGCCAGAAAACCTTTGAATGTTCTATAACGAGCCTCTCTGTCATATTTTTCAAGAATTTCACGCGTTTGCTCAGAAGACATCTTCTCGTTGCTCACGATCATTCCTCCTCAGAATATCTTGGATCTTTTGCTCAGTTTCGGTTTCACATAAAAGGTTAAAGTATCACCAACGTTGGCAATGCTTTTGAACCACACTGGGCCGTCTCTGAAAACTATGCCGTGACCATCGATGTGAGAAACACGGAGGGTGATCCGCTCAAATTTTCTATCGAGTTTGAGAACGAACTCGCCATCTTCAAGAGCGAATCCCCCTCCGATGTCCGAAGGTAAACCAGCACCATAAGAACTATAACGACATTCGTACAAAAGCATCTCACCGTTCGGTTCGATTCTGAAACGTTCTTCTACCTTGGTTTTCTCGACCGAATGGATGAACACCAGGCTGAAAAATGGCTCTTCCAATCGTTTTTCGAAAATTACCTCGCCTTGTTTTTCGATCAACAGAACGAACTCAGGCTCAATGATCGTCAGTAAGAAGGCACAGAAACATAGCGAAAACTTAACCACCGTTTAGAGTCCCATCTCCTTGAAGAATCTTTCGGCGCCAGGATGTAGTGGTATGGACATACCTTCTTTTCCTGTTTCTGGAATTATCAATTCTCCCTTGGCATGAGCTTCGATCAATCTTTTTTGGTTTGCATACATAGTTTTGAGAAGTTCGTAAACGAGACTCTCAGACATTTCAGCTCTGACTGCCAACATGGCCTTCACTGCAACCGTGACAACGTCTGTGTCAATACCTTTATATGTACCTGCAGGAACAACGATCTTCACGTAGAACGGATAAGCTTTCTGCAGAGACTGAATGATCGCCTCGGCGACTGGAACAAGAACAATTTTTCTGACTGCCGCAAGATCGACTATCGCCGCCGTTGGATGACCTGCTGTGACGAAAGCTGCATCGATGTTGCCGTCTTTGAGGTTGCTAGCTGCTTCCGCAAAGCTGAGGTATTGCACTTTGATGTCGTTATAAGTGATTCCAGCCGCTGCGAG
This window contains:
- a CDS encoding sugar ABC transporter permease is translated as MEKRKRTIGYMFMIPSLLILLLVLAFPLVHAFYLSLFNVRFFGGRIITSFVGLENYLAVLRSESWWRSFINTVYFVLADITVGMFLGFISALALNRRLKFKSFIIAAILLPYVLPPIVHALIWKWAFNADYGFINQTLLRFGIIKQNIYWLTDSRLVLWALILANLWQGTAFATIIYLGGMKSIPDELYEAARMDGATRMQQVMYITLPLLKPFTQLLLVMKTILTFKLFELIYAVTGGGPAGRTRVVSYEIYRTAFESYKFGQATAMSYILLGIVAIIVLLYRKFLATEAGEE
- a CDS encoding carbohydrate ABC transporter permease, with product MSVIIVILAAVFVSVIPIYWVLVTSFSLDVDLMKTSHSWFPPRPTVKNYRDALGIGQGMYSVASQVKVTLFNSTVISFSVTGITLILAIMAAYAIERLRVPLRGYVSFFVLLTQMLPPIILVIPIYLSLARFGMLDRKVSLTFIYIALNLPFAIWIISSYFRRLPISVEEAAIIDGCSHVRVLWNILVPMSKPAIFTSGIFVFLSAWNEFIIALVLTSSLKAKTLPISISEFMGRFYTNYPLMCAAGIVSMVPPIIFAALFQNFLIEGLAKGAVKE
- a CDS encoding ROK family protein; translation: MIERSNLRESEIRVLECIRRNQPISRATIASLTGLSKPGVSEAVEKLLKRNIIKEFRKGKSTARGGKKPTLLVFNPNCGYIAGVDIGGSKIRAIIADLDGNIVRRAERRVEEMESSESLVEQVSNVLVDIEIHKYRLIGVAVGVPGTCDRETGEVRYIPAFNLKDVPLRKMLEERFHLPVFVENDVTLNALGEMWKGSAKGLKNILLISLGTGTGAGLVLNRSLYTGSKGMAGEIGYFVTDWSMERDVEYRFGRLERWFSGYSFIEFLKGKSVRTELKWIFEDLNSHPDFAEFFEHACEHLAVAIANAVCLLDPDAVVLSGGIGYNQYEKIVEKIKPIVSRIVPPEILEHVRFMKSELGELGVVLGAVYFVQSELFVV
- a CDS encoding TRAP transporter permease, translating into MSNEKMSSEQTREILEKYDREARYRTFKGFLARIVAAIAITFSVFQIYTAAFGVFDAMIQRSVHLAFGFSLIFLLYPASKRWSREKLHWFDLLLAIIAPLATIYVVANYKELVLRAGTVTSLDLIVGLLGIALVLEAARRVVGLPISVVAICFILYALYGRYIPGILAHRGVSFQRLVGHLFYTTEGIFGIPLGVSSTFVFLFILLGAFLERTGLGQLFIDLANALAGWATGGPAKVAVFSSGMMGMISGSSVANVVGTGTFTIPMMKKLGYKPEFAGAVEATASTGGQLMPPIMGAAAFLMAEFTGISYSKIIVSAAIPAALYYFGVWMGVHWEAKKLGLRGLSKEELPKMKRVLMERGHLLFPLVAIIYLLVTGFTPMKAALYAIVFSVASSLIRKSTRIKFSDIPAALEAGARGALSVVAATACAGIIIGVVTLTGIGLKLGTALVDLAGGNLLITLFFTMLTSLVLGMGVPTTANYVITSTIAAPALLRLGVPILPAHMFAFYFGIIADVTPPVALAAMAGAGIARANPMKTGLTASRLAIAAFLVPYAFVLSPQLLLVKVSNPLEVIWPAFTCAVGLFTLSGGLAGYLFGNLAAWERLLYGLGGVLLVEPRRTTDLIGFGLIVLAFLLQRARMRLTRKS
- a CDS encoding DUF1850 domain-containing protein; its protein translation is MVKFSLCFCAFLLTIIEPEFVLLIEKQGEVIFEKRLEEPFFSLVFIHSVEKTKVEERFRIEPNGEMLLYECRYSSYGAGLPSDIGGGFALEDGEFVLKLDRKFERITLRVSHIDGHGIVFRDGPVWFKSIANVGDTLTFYVKPKLSKRSKIF
- a CDS encoding TAXI family TRAP transporter solute-binding subunit, with product MKKLIFVAILLSVITIYAATFLTIATGGTAGTYYPLGAGMADIWNKNIKGMNAMVQSTGASVANINLLRNKEVDLIFVQNDVAFYAYNGVELFKEPFPQLRGLATLYPETVQIVALADRGISSVYDLKGKRVAVGAAGSGTEVNARQILAAAGITYNDIKVQYLSFAEAASNLKDGNIDAAFVTAGHPTAAIVDLAAVRKIVLVPVAEAIIQSLQKAYPFYVKIVVPAGTYKGIDTDVVTVAVKAMLAVRAEMSESLVYELLKTMYANQKRLIEAHAKGELIIPETGKEGMSIPLHPGAERFFKEMGL